From Pan troglodytes isolate AG18354 chromosome 9, NHGRI_mPanTro3-v2.0_pri, whole genome shotgun sequence, the proteins below share one genomic window:
- the LOC100613763 gene encoding high mobility group protein B3-like, which produces MCREEPNKKNPEVPVNFAKFSKQCSEKWQTMSRREKSKFDEVAKVDKVLHVWEMKDYRSAKGGKKDSNALKRPPSGFFQFFSEIYPKIKSTNPGISIGDVAKKKLGEMWNNLSNSEMQPCISKVVKLREKHEKDVADCKSKEKFDDEKNPTKVAQERWKRKMKKRRK; this is translated from the coding sequence ATGTGCAGAGAAGAACCTAACAAGAAAAACCCAGAGGTCCCTGTCAATTTTGCAAAATTTTCCAAGCAGTGCTCTGAGAAGTGGCAGACAATGTCTAGGAGAGAGAAGTCTAAATTTGATGAAGTGGCAAAGGTGGATAAAGTACTCCATGTTTGGGAAATGAAGGATTACAGATCAGCTAAGGGAGGCAAGAAGGACTCTAATGCCCTCAAAAGGCCACCGTCTGGATTCTTCCAGTTCTTTTCAGAAATCTACCCCAAGATCAAATCCACAAACCCTGGCATCTCTATTGGAGATGTggcaaaaaaaaagctgggtgagATGTGGAATAACTTAAGTAACAGTGAAATGCAACCTTGCATCAGTAAGGTGGTGAAGCTGAGGGAGAAGCATGAGAAAGATGTTGCTGACTGTAAGTCTAAAGAAAAGTTTGATGATGAAAAGAATCCTACTAAAGTTGCCCAGGAAAGATggaagagaaagatgaagaagagaaggaagtag